One window of the Phragmitibacter flavus genome contains the following:
- a CDS encoding ABC transporter ATP-binding protein codes for MSTTHPAIVNIQGVSKTFKRGSEDIHVLSSLNLEVKQGEFLALMGPSGSGKSTLLNLIGGLDRPTTGTVEIGNEPINHLSDRQLAAWRARHIGFIFQFYNLLPVLSAQRNVELPLLLTHLNKAQRRQHAETALTVVGLSHRLKHHPRTMSGGEQQRVGIARAIVTDPTLLLCDEPTGDLDRKSGDDILTLLQTLNKEHGKTIIMVTHDPHASERASRTVHLDKGQLSSTAQ; via the coding sequence ATGAGCACCACCCATCCCGCCATCGTCAACATCCAGGGCGTCAGCAAAACCTTCAAGCGCGGCTCCGAAGACATCCATGTCCTCTCCAGCCTTAACCTCGAAGTCAAGCAAGGCGAATTCCTCGCGTTGATGGGTCCCTCCGGCTCTGGCAAATCGACCCTCTTGAATCTCATTGGCGGCCTCGACCGACCCACCACCGGCACCGTCGAGATCGGCAACGAACCCATCAACCACCTCTCTGACCGACAGCTCGCCGCCTGGCGCGCCCGCCACATCGGTTTCATCTTCCAGTTCTACAACTTGCTCCCGGTCCTCAGCGCCCAGCGAAATGTCGAACTCCCCCTTCTCCTCACCCATCTCAACAAAGCCCAGCGCCGCCAGCACGCCGAAACCGCCCTCACCGTTGTCGGCCTTTCGCACCGTCTCAAACACCACCCCCGCACCATGTCCGGTGGTGAACAACAACGCGTCGGCATTGCCCGCGCCATCGTTACCGATCCCACCCTCCTCCTCTGCGACGAACCCACCGGCGATCTCGACCGCAAATCCGGCGACGACATCCTCACTCTTCTTCAGACCCTCAACAAAGAGCACGGCAAAACCATCATCATGGTCACCCACGACCCCCACGCCTCCGAGCGCGCCTCCCGCACCGTCCACCTCGACAAGGGCCAGCTTTCCTCCACCGCTCAGTAA
- a CDS encoding efflux RND transporter periplasmic adaptor subunit — MSSAKPSLDALRIDRSAPPQRRRSPWTLPLTLVILLVIAGGAWMLFGPKPPEVQTTIALEQTTTGPNASPTQTTLLNASGYITARRASTVSSKVTGKVTEVLIEEGMKVEKDQILAHIDATNVTASLRLAEAQLYSAQQAIEEIKPNLTFAEKELTRFTELVATKAASTSDLNRAEAETSSLRARLNKLNADIAVAEREVDSWKQQVEDTIIRAPFTGIVTVKNAQPGEMISPMSSGGFTRTGICTIVDMDSLEIDVDVNESYINRVRANQPVEAILDSYADWKIPSKVIAIIPTADRQKATVKVRVAIEVRDPRILPDMGVKVAFKSAPQKQDETATKPSGPRLTLIPQAALRSIDNLDIVWIIDNDRAQKREVTVAQTNGDQTLLSSGIAPGETIIIDAPSDLKEGTKVTEKKS, encoded by the coding sequence ATGAGTTCCGCAAAACCAAGTCTGGACGCCTTGCGCATTGATCGCAGCGCCCCTCCCCAACGTCGGCGATCCCCCTGGACGCTACCGCTCACCCTCGTCATTCTTCTCGTCATCGCTGGCGGCGCATGGATGCTCTTCGGTCCCAAGCCCCCTGAAGTCCAGACCACCATCGCTCTCGAACAAACCACCACTGGACCCAACGCCTCCCCCACCCAGACCACGCTCCTCAACGCCTCCGGATACATCACCGCCCGCCGCGCCTCCACGGTCTCCTCCAAAGTCACCGGCAAGGTCACCGAAGTCCTCATCGAAGAAGGCATGAAGGTCGAAAAAGACCAGATCCTTGCCCACATCGACGCCACCAACGTCACCGCCAGCCTGCGCCTCGCCGAAGCCCAACTCTACTCCGCCCAACAGGCCATCGAGGAAATCAAACCCAACCTCACCTTTGCCGAAAAAGAACTCACCCGCTTCACCGAACTCGTCGCCACCAAAGCCGCCAGCACCTCCGACCTCAACCGCGCCGAAGCCGAAACCAGCTCCCTCCGTGCCCGACTCAACAAACTCAACGCCGACATCGCCGTTGCCGAACGCGAAGTCGACTCCTGGAAACAACAAGTCGAGGACACCATCATCCGCGCCCCCTTCACCGGCATCGTCACCGTAAAAAACGCCCAGCCCGGCGAGATGATCTCCCCCATGTCCTCCGGCGGATTCACGCGCACCGGCATCTGCACGATTGTCGACATGGACTCCCTCGAAATCGACGTCGACGTCAACGAAAGCTACATCAACCGCGTCCGGGCCAACCAACCCGTCGAAGCCATCCTCGACTCCTACGCCGACTGGAAAATCCCCTCCAAAGTCATCGCCATCATCCCCACCGCCGACCGCCAGAAAGCCACCGTCAAAGTCCGGGTCGCCATCGAAGTTCGCGACCCTCGCATCCTTCCCGACATGGGTGTCAAAGTCGCCTTCAAAAGCGCCCCTCAAAAGCAGGATGAAACCGCCACCAAACCATCCGGACCACGCCTCACCCTCATCCCCCAGGCTGCCCTCCGCAGCATCGACAACCTCGACATCGTCTGGATCATCGACAACGACCGCGCCCAGAAACGCGAAGTCACCGTCGCCCAAACCAACGGCGACCAAACCCTCCTCTCCTCCGGCATCGCCCCCGGCGAAACCATCATCATTGATGCCCCCTCCGACCTCAAAGAAGGCACCAAAGTCACCGAGAAAAAATCATGA